Within Butyrivibrio fibrisolvens, the genomic segment TTGGTACAGCACATCTTTATTATCCAGATCATTCTTTTCCAAAAGAACCACAAACTCATCTCCCCCTATCCTGAATACCGGAGAATGGTCGTATATGATACATACTTCATGACATGCTCCCGCAATATAATCATTACCATGATCATGGCCGTAATTGTCATTGATCTTTTTGAGATTATTTAGATCCAGCATTACTATGCCAAACTTCGCTTTGCCATCTGCTATATCATTGTCAACTCTTTTGGTAACATTGTCGTACCAGGCCTTATTCTTGACATGGGTAAGGGCATCCTGATAAGCCACCATATCCATGTGGCTGACCTTACTCTTCATATCTTCAACCTTGCCCTGAGCATCTATCATATCATTCATATATGCGCGCATATCGTTGGATAGTTTGACTATAGCATCTCTGAGAGATCCGACCTCATTTCTGGTCCTTATGTCAGGTGCATAGTATATAAGCTTCTCGGGATCTTTCTGCTTATGTGCAGTATCTGCAAACTCTGCTACGCTTCTTTCAAGCTTGGTTATAGGATCTGTGAAGTTCCTGTTGATCCAGGTCAAAAAGAGCGCTATAAATATTGTTCCAAGAGATACAATTAACAAGATATTAGCAAATGTATAGTTTCCAATATCTTTGAGAAGTTCTGATATTTCAATATCAACGCAAAGAAGGGCAAATTTTTCACCTTTAGAATTAATTAAAGCTCTAAGACCTGTGTAATCATATCCCCAGGCGCTAAAATCCTTAAAGTAGGTAATGCCTCTGCCATCATTGGTCATCATGGCATCATAATACAAGTGGAGTTCCTCAATTGCATAGTCATCATAGGATATTGAACACAGATAATACCCATCAGGTTCGTACTCCCTTCCGTACTTGGTATCAGCAGACAATATATTGAGCATGCCGGGTTTTTCATCAATAATCGGATATACTATATACAGATAGTGAATCTCGAAATCCTCCATGATCGCATCCATAAATTCCACAAGCTCTTTATACTTCTTGGATTCCACACCTGTTTCTACACATTCCGACAGATCTTCAATATCAATATGACTTTGCACATAATCTATGATATCTTCCATTCGCTTCTCATAGGATTCGTACAAAGAATCTGTATAGGTAAAATATGTAAGAATACTAAGTATAAGACATAGAAGCAGTATAAAAGCGGTACATCCTATGAATATGCTTCTTTTTAGCGGCTTTCTACTAGATGGCATGGCAGTAATGCCTCCTTTGAATAAGCTCCCAAAATGGTACATAAAGCAACATAGCTACAAAAACTCTTATCTTATATATCGGAATATCTATGATTCTCGATACCCTAAATGAAAGCTATCATCTTCTTAAGATAATATATTGCAGACTTCCCACTTATAAAACGAAGTTCCAAGTGATGGAGTCTGTTTTGTAAGTGGGATGTATGAATCTGTTATATCTCTTTTATATCTTTTATCTTTTTCATATTTTTTATTTCAAACTTCGCACTTGCCAAACATACGCCACCCTTTGAGGCAGCGCCGATGCGGATAGTTTATAATGTATTTTCATATCTTTTGAAGGTGTTATAAAATTCAGGAGCATGAGAGATGGATTTTTATATTCTTCTTAGGGTCTGCATGTCTGAGCGAAGCGAGTTTCAGACCCTAGAATATAAAAATCCAGATATCATGCCCTGAATTATAACACCTTCAAGATATGAAAATGCATTATAAACTATCCGCATCGGCGCTGCCTCAAAGGGTGGCGTATGTTTGGCAAGTGCGAAGTTTCAGTTTTTTATCATTTAAAAAGATATATTCTTACTAAACAGTGCGTGGGATTCAAGTATATCACGACAATCCTTGGATGAAGGCTCTCCATTATCAAGAAGCTGACCTTTGAAGTTATCCATAAAGTCATCATAATCGCAGACATATATTGTCACGCTGCTTGTGTCAAAGCCTTGTACCGGAATCGTATCCATATCATTCTCGCCAGGCATGTATACACCATTTGCATCAACAGCAACTACAACATAGTCCATGGCAGCATCATGATCATATGAAAGCACAAGTTCAAAAGGAGTAAGCGTAGCGGTAAGCTCATCAAATCCGCTGTCCAGACCGGTTAATTCAATTGTCTTACTTACAGAGCTTTTATTGTCAACATTTACGTCAAATGTAAACTTCCATGGTCCGTCTATCCACCAGTTCTCATACTCGTTTGGATAATCAAGGCTACCAAGCTCATCTGCTGAAAGATTACCTGCTTCAGGATTATCTATACTTGCAACAATCTGGTTGATAGTCACATCTACTGTAAATGTATCAGGCAGCTCATAATACTTCCACTCTACATCAGAGTCATACAGCTGATCACTGCTTTGAGCGACATCATCCGGAACGTATCTAAGTACGCTCTCAAGGTCAGTCTTGATACATCCTACAAATGTATGCTCGTCTTTGAACTCTCCTTCTATATAGTCAAAACAGTAGCTCTGGTATGTACTGTCTGTTGCAAAGCTATAGTTAACCTTGGAATTAAAAACTTCAAGCCTCTTAAGGCCATCAATTTCATAGATCTGGTCAACTGGGAATGCGTCCTTGGATTCTACCGCAACACTTATATACATAGACTTACCATCGCAATATATATCCTGAAGTGTTACTGTGGTATTATTTATACTTGATGACAGCTCACCTGGATTACCATTTTCATCGGAAGTTATAGGTGTAGCATAGCTGTCATAAGATCCGCCAAATCCAAGCTTATAACCTATACTTGCAAATACATCTCCTACAAGCGGTACATCTTTGGCAAAAGCAGGATGTGAGATGCAAAGTCCTGAGAATATCACTAGTGCGAGTATTGCTGCTATTGATGTTATAAAAGCTATCCTGCCTCTTGTAAATACTGATTTTTTTCTTCCTGATGTCATATGGTCTGCCCCCTGTTGTCTAAGTCTTTGATATATAATGATCTGTTATGATGCGAGGTATTATCTGATGTTTTGCCAGTTGATGCTGTATTATTAACTTTTCTTCCTCTACGCATATCAGCATCTGTATAAAAATCAGCGCAGTCTTCTATCAGTCTGTCATCAACATTACCTAATGCTAAAAATAAGTTCTCACTGTTCATACGGCCAGATATCCCTCCTTCATAAGTCTTTCCTTTAGTTTGTTCCTGATCCTTGTAAGCGTCACACTGACATTACCTTTTGTCATTCCAAACTTCCTAGCTATAAAAGCTATATCATAAGCATAGAAATAACGGCCCAGGAATATATAAGCTTCTTTCTCTGGAAGTTTTCCCACAAAGTCTGAAACTATGCCTGCGAGTTCATTTCCCATGATGCTGCTTTCTACGCTACCTGAATCAGGAATACACTCATCAAGTTCTTCCAAAACGGCTTCTATCTCACCGCCGCCTCTTTTCTTGGCACTTCCTGCGCGGTATCTGTCATATGCAAGTTCTCTGGTTATCTTACCGATAAAACCTTTGAATGCTATGGGCCTACTGGGCGGTATCTTGTTCCAAAGCTTTATGTAGGTGTCATCAATGCATTCTTCTACATCCTGAAAACTTTTTAGGATATTGCCGGCAATCATCTTACAGTAGCTTCCATACTTGTTGTCTGTCTCTCTGATTGCCTGCTGATCTCTTTTTTAAAGAAGAGTTCAACAATATTTCTATCTTCCATATCTGCTCCCTTCGACTTATTTTTGTCTTTCATATATATAGCCGCAAGTTTTTGAGGATTATTACAACTTTTTGAAAATTGCTTTTGAAATGATAACGGAATTTGCAAAATGATGCTAGGGGCTGGCGAAATGATATCAGGGGACGGAGTAAGGAACTATTTTGAAGATCAAAAATAATCCCTTACTCCGTCCCCTGGTATCATTTCGCCAGCCCCTGGTATCATTTCGTCAAAGCGCCAGAAATCTCGCTATCATCTCAGGTCTTGACGGATAATACAAATGAGCAAATCCTGCAAAAACATTCTTGTAAACCTGAATCCCCGTCCAGGACTTTCCGGAAGGCTTAGTAAGAAGGCAGGTATCTCCATTGTCCGACGTATCATAATAATGAAATTCATGGGCTCTTATCTCCTCGGCCACCTTTAGATACGGATTGTCAGATGTGCTTCTGACAGTTACATATCCAAAATGGCCCAGTCTGTCTCTCATACTGCCGCTTCCTTTTAAAACTCCGACCATCTCATATGTTTCTTTATCAGGAGAAGACAATCTTTCCTGCAGATACATAAAGCCTCCGCACTCGGCAAGGATAGGCATACCATTATTAGCAGCTCTTAATATCTCTTCCTTCATGGATACATTTTGGGATAACTCTCCG encodes:
- a CDS encoding RNA polymerase sigma factor — translated: MIAGNILKSFQDVEECIDDTYIKLWNKIPPSRPIAFKGFIGKITRELAYDRYRAGSAKKRGGGEIEAVLEELDECIPDSGSVESSIMGNELAGIVSDFVGKLPEKEAYIFLGRYFYAYDIAFIARKFGMTKGNVSVTLTRIRNKLKERLMKEGYLAV
- a CDS encoding DUF4179 domain-containing protein, whose translation is MTSGRKKSVFTRGRIAFITSIAAILALVIFSGLCISHPAFAKDVPLVGDVFASIGYKLGFGGSYDSYATPITSDENGNPGELSSSINNTTVTLQDIYCDGKSMYISVAVESKDAFPVDQIYEIDGLKRLEVFNSKVNYSFATDSTYQSYCFDYIEGEFKDEHTFVGCIKTDLESVLRYVPDDVAQSSDQLYDSDVEWKYYELPDTFTVDVTINQIVASIDNPEAGNLSADELGSLDYPNEYENWWIDGPWKFTFDVNVDNKSSVSKTIELTGLDSGFDELTATLTPFELVLSYDHDAAMDYVVVAVDANGVYMPGENDMDTIPVQGFDTSSVTIYVCDYDDFMDNFKGQLLDNGEPSSKDCRDILESHALFSKNISF
- a CDS encoding GGDEF domain-containing protein; the encoded protein is MPSSRKPLKRSIFIGCTAFILLLCLILSILTYFTYTDSLYESYEKRMEDIIDYVQSHIDIEDLSECVETGVESKKYKELVEFMDAIMEDFEIHYLYIVYPIIDEKPGMLNILSADTKYGREYEPDGYYLCSISYDDYAIEELHLYYDAMMTNDGRGITYFKDFSAWGYDYTGLRALINSKGEKFALLCVDIEISELLKDIGNYTFANILLIVSLGTIFIALFLTWINRNFTDPITKLERSVAEFADTAHKQKDPEKLIYYAPDIRTRNEVGSLRDAIVKLSNDMRAYMNDMIDAQGKVEDMKSKVSHMDMVAYQDALTHVKNKAWYDNVTKRVDNDIADGKAKFGIVMLDLNNLKKINDNYGHDHGNDYIAGACHEVCIIYDHSPVFRIGGDEFVVLLEKNDLDNKDVLYQKLRDTFDKISKDESKEPWERYSVAAGMAIYDSSIDKSMDDVFKRADELMYQDKMESKMARG